The following are encoded in a window of Pseudomonas sp. JQ170C genomic DNA:
- the bamB gene encoding outer membrane protein assembly factor BamB, with the protein MIGWKHAAVLTLALMAVGCSSNSKKELPPAELTSFTEEVVLKKLWSRSIGDGQGESFNMLVPAIENDRIYAADVTGVVMALDRNTGDVAWKKELELPVSGAVGVGYGMVMLGTLKGEVIALDASTGEQRWRSRVTSEVLAPPATNGDVVVIQTQDDRVIGLDASTGDRRWIYESTPAVLTLRGTGAPIVTNRLAIAGLSTGKVIALDTQNGVPVWEQRVAIPQGRSELDRVVDIDGGLLLSGGTLYVASYQGRVAGLDLESGRVMWQRDASSYTGVAQGFGNVYVSLASGTVEGIDERSSSALWSNDSLARRQLSAPEVFSSYVAVGDLEGYLHLLSQVDGRFVGRERIDSDGLRARPLVVGDTIYVYGNSGKLEALTIR; encoded by the coding sequence GTGATCGGTTGGAAACATGCAGCAGTGCTGACCCTGGCCCTCATGGCCGTGGGTTGCAGCAGCAACAGCAAAAAGGAATTGCCTCCGGCTGAGCTCACCAGTTTCACCGAAGAGGTGGTCCTGAAGAAGCTGTGGAGTCGCTCGATCGGTGATGGTCAGGGCGAATCCTTCAATATGCTGGTCCCGGCGATCGAGAACGACCGTATCTACGCTGCCGATGTCACCGGCGTGGTGATGGCCCTGGATCGCAACACCGGCGACGTGGCCTGGAAGAAAGAGCTTGAGCTGCCTGTTTCCGGTGCAGTTGGCGTGGGTTACGGCATGGTCATGCTCGGCACCCTCAAGGGTGAAGTCATTGCCCTGGACGCCAGCACCGGTGAACAGCGCTGGCGTTCGCGCGTTACCAGTGAAGTCCTGGCACCGCCTGCCACCAACGGTGACGTGGTGGTGATTCAGACCCAGGATGACCGCGTGATCGGCCTGGATGCCAGCACCGGCGACCGTCGCTGGATCTACGAAAGCACCCCGGCAGTACTGACCCTGCGTGGTACTGGCGCGCCTATCGTGACCAACCGCCTGGCCATCGCTGGCCTGTCGACTGGCAAGGTCATCGCCCTGGACACCCAGAACGGCGTGCCGGTGTGGGAACAGCGCGTTGCCATCCCGCAAGGTCGCTCGGAGCTTGATCGTGTTGTCGATATCGACGGCGGTCTGCTGTTGTCCGGCGGCACCCTGTATGTAGCCAGCTACCAGGGCCGTGTTGCCGGCCTTGACCTGGAAAGCGGCCGGGTGATGTGGCAGCGCGACGCCTCCAGCTACACCGGTGTGGCCCAGGGCTTTGGTAACGTCTACGTGAGCCTGGCTTCGGGCACCGTGGAAGGCATCGACGAACGTTCGTCCAGCGCGCTGTGGAGCAACGACTCGCTGGCCCGTCGCCAGTTGTCGGCGCCGGAAGTGTTCTCAAGCTATGTTGCAGTAGGTGACCTGGAAGGCTACCTGCATCTGCTCAGCCAGGTCGACGGTCGTTTCGTCGGTCGTGAGCGTATCGACAGCGATGGCCTGCGCGCCCGTCCGCTGGTGGTGGGTGACACCATCTATGTGTACGGCAACAGCGGCAAGCTCGAGGCGCTGACCATCCGCTGA
- the der gene encoding ribosome biogenesis GTPase Der: MVPVIALVGRPNVGKSTMFNRLTRTRDAIVGDLSGLTRDRQYGEARWQGRSYILVDTGGISGDEHGMDEKMAEQSLLAIEEADVVLFLVDARAGLTAADQMISEHLRKRNKRSFLVANKIDNIDPQMAIAEFSPLGMGNAIGVAGAQGRGVNNLLEAVLSEFPRDKEEEEIDTNVAEGEEAVRIPGPSEKDGIKIAIIGRPNVGKSTLVNRMLGEDRVIVYDQPGTTRDSIYIPFERNEEKYTLIDTAGVRKRGKIHEEVEKFSVVKTLQAIKDANVVIFVMDAREGVVDHDLNLLGFALEAGRAIVIALNKWDGMQPSERDYVKTELERRLFFVDFADIHFISALHGTGVGNLYQSVQNSFKSAVTRWPTSRLTQILEDAVSEHQPPMVNSRRIKLRYAHLGGANPPIIVIHGNQVEKVPKSYSRYLENTYRRVLKLVGTPIRIEYKGSDNPYEGNKNTLTDRQVNKKRRLMSHHKKAEKKRKDKR; encoded by the coding sequence ATGGTTCCCGTAATCGCCCTGGTGGGCCGACCGAACGTCGGTAAATCCACCATGTTCAACCGCCTGACCAGGACCCGCGACGCCATCGTCGGCGACCTGTCCGGGCTGACCCGTGACCGTCAGTACGGTGAAGCACGCTGGCAAGGCCGTTCGTACATCCTGGTCGACACCGGTGGTATTTCCGGTGACGAGCACGGCATGGACGAAAAAATGGCCGAGCAGTCGCTGCTGGCCATCGAAGAGGCCGATGTGGTGCTGTTCCTGGTGGACGCGCGCGCCGGTCTCACCGCCGCCGACCAAATGATTTCCGAGCACCTGCGCAAGCGCAACAAGCGCTCCTTCCTGGTCGCCAACAAGATCGACAACATCGATCCGCAGATGGCTATCGCCGAGTTCTCGCCACTGGGTATGGGTAACGCCATAGGCGTCGCCGGCGCCCAGGGTCGTGGCGTCAACAACCTGCTCGAAGCGGTGTTGAGCGAGTTCCCGCGCGACAAGGAAGAGGAAGAGATCGACACCAACGTCGCCGAAGGCGAGGAAGCGGTGCGTATCCCTGGCCCGAGCGAAAAAGATGGCATCAAGATCGCCATCATCGGCCGGCCGAACGTTGGCAAGTCGACCCTGGTCAACCGCATGCTCGGTGAAGACCGGGTGATCGTCTATGACCAGCCCGGTACGACGCGCGACAGTATCTACATTCCCTTCGAGCGTAACGAAGAGAAGTACACGCTGATCGACACCGCCGGTGTGCGCAAGCGCGGCAAGATCCACGAGGAAGTCGAAAAGTTCTCGGTGGTGAAAACCCTGCAGGCGATCAAGGACGCCAACGTGGTGATCTTCGTCATGGACGCCCGCGAAGGCGTGGTTGACCATGACCTGAACCTGCTGGGCTTTGCCCTGGAAGCCGGTCGCGCCATTGTCATCGCCCTGAACAAGTGGGATGGCATGCAGCCGAGCGAGCGCGACTATGTGAAGACCGAGCTTGAGCGCCGGTTGTTCTTCGTCGACTTCGCCGACATTCACTTCATCTCGGCGCTGCACGGCACTGGCGTGGGCAACCTGTACCAATCGGTGCAGAACTCGTTCAAGTCGGCGGTTACCCGCTGGCCGACCAGCCGCCTGACCCAGATTCTCGAAGACGCGGTCAGCGAGCACCAGCCGCCGATGGTCAACAGCCGCCGGATCAAGCTGCGCTACGCTCACCTGGGCGGCGCCAACCCGCCGATCATCGTGATCCACGGTAACCAGGTCGAGAAGGTACCCAAGTCCTACTCGCGCTATCTGGAGAACACCTACCGCCGTGTGCTGAAGCTGGTCGGTACGCCGATCCGCATCGAGTACAAGGGCAGCGACAACCCGTACGAAGGCAACAAGAACACCTTGACCGACCGCCAGGTCAACAAGAAGCGTCGCTTGATGTCGCACCACAAGAAAGCTGAGAAGAAGCGCAAAGACAAGCGCTAA
- a CDS encoding pyridoxal phosphate-dependent aminotransferase translates to MISSKLPNVGTTIFTTMSQLAAQTGALNLSQGFPDFNGPQALLDAAGRAISAGHNQYCPMTGLPALRQQVATKIARSYGVSVDADHEITITPGATEAIFCAIHAVIRAGDEVIVFDPSYDSYEPSVELAGGRCVHVQLSDGDFRIDWQKLTDALSPRTRMIILNSPHNPSGALISRDDLEKLALLIADRDIYLISDEVYEHLVFDGVQHASVLAIEALYQRAFVVSSFGKTYHVTGWKTGYVVAPPALSAELRKVHQYVNFCGVTPLQWALAEFMAEHPEHVEELPAFYQAKRDLFCDLLEPSRFSFTRTAGTYFQLVDYSAIRPDLNDVEMSLWLTREHGVATIPVSVFYQQPIPEQRLVRLCFAKREETLRLAAEKLCAI, encoded by the coding sequence ATGATCAGCAGCAAGTTGCCGAACGTCGGCACGACCATCTTTACCACCATGTCCCAGCTCGCCGCGCAAACCGGCGCCTTGAACCTGTCCCAGGGTTTTCCCGATTTCAACGGCCCCCAGGCCCTGCTCGATGCGGCAGGCCGGGCGATCAGTGCCGGCCATAACCAATATTGCCCGATGACCGGCTTGCCGGCCCTGCGCCAGCAAGTGGCGACCAAGATCGCCCGCAGCTATGGCGTCAGTGTCGATGCCGACCATGAAATCACCATCACCCCGGGTGCCACCGAAGCGATCTTCTGTGCCATCCATGCGGTGATTCGCGCCGGTGACGAAGTCATTGTCTTTGACCCCAGCTACGACAGCTACGAGCCATCGGTTGAATTGGCCGGTGGCCGCTGCGTCCATGTGCAACTGAGCGATGGCGATTTCCGGATTGACTGGCAGAAGCTCACGGACGCCCTGAGCCCGCGCACGCGGATGATCATTCTCAACTCACCGCACAATCCCAGCGGTGCACTGATCAGCCGTGACGACCTGGAAAAGCTGGCGCTGTTGATCGCCGATCGGGACATCTACCTGATCAGCGACGAGGTCTACGAGCACCTGGTGTTCGACGGCGTGCAGCACGCCAGCGTGCTGGCTATCGAAGCGCTGTACCAGCGTGCCTTTGTGGTGAGCTCGTTCGGCAAGACCTATCACGTTACCGGCTGGAAGACCGGCTATGTGGTGGCGCCGCCCGCCTTGAGCGCCGAGCTGCGCAAGGTCCACCAGTACGTCAACTTCTGCGGCGTGACCCCGCTGCAATGGGCCCTGGCCGAGTTCATGGCCGAGCACCCCGAGCATGTCGAGGAGTTGCCGGCGTTCTACCAGGCCAAGCGCGACCTGTTCTGCGACTTGCTGGAGCCCTCGCGCTTCAGCTTTACCCGTACCGCCGGAACCTATTTTCAGTTGGTCGACTATTCAGCCATCCGCCCGGACCTGAACGACGTCGAGATGTCGCTGTGGCTCACCCGTGAACACGGCGTGGCGACTATCCCGGTGTCGGTGTTCTACCAGCAACCCATCCCGGAGCAGCGCCTTGTGCGCCTGTGTTTTGCAAAACGCGAGGAGACGCTGCGTCTGGCAGCGGAGAAGCTATGCGCGATCTGA
- a CDS encoding amidohydrolase, with product MRDLSELPNLKVALVQTTLAWQDRLANYEHFESLLEQARGADLIILPEMFTTGFSMDSESLAEPENGPTYKWLKSQAKKLEAVVTGSVIIQAADGSHRNRLLWARPDGEILFYDKRHLFRMAGEHKHYTPGERQVQFEIKGWRVRPLICYDLRFPVWSRDAQDTDLLLYTANWPAARRQHWNRLLPARGIENLCYVAAVNRVGTDGKGFAYTGDSQVLDFQGESLLSAGEADGVFTAVLSAADLAAYRTRFPANLDADTFDLH from the coding sequence ATGCGCGATCTGAGTGAACTGCCCAACCTGAAAGTGGCCCTGGTGCAGACTACCCTGGCCTGGCAGGACCGCCTGGCCAACTACGAGCATTTCGAGAGCCTGCTGGAGCAAGCCCGCGGAGCCGACCTGATCATCCTGCCGGAGATGTTCACCACCGGCTTTTCCATGGACTCCGAAAGCCTGGCCGAGCCAGAAAACGGCCCGACCTACAAATGGCTCAAGAGCCAGGCGAAAAAGCTCGAAGCCGTGGTCACTGGCAGTGTGATCATCCAGGCCGCCGACGGCAGCCATCGCAACCGCCTGCTGTGGGCGCGTCCTGATGGCGAGATTCTGTTCTACGACAAGCGTCACCTGTTCCGCATGGCCGGTGAGCACAAGCACTACACCCCGGGCGAGCGCCAGGTGCAGTTTGAAATCAAGGGATGGCGGGTGCGTCCGCTCATCTGTTACGACCTGCGCTTCCCGGTGTGGAGCCGTGATGCCCAGGACACCGATCTGCTGCTGTACACCGCGAACTGGCCGGCGGCCCGCCGCCAGCACTGGAATCGCCTGTTGCCGGCGCGGGGTATCGAAAACCTGTGCTATGTGGCGGCAGTGAACCGGGTGGGCACGGACGGCAAGGGCTTTGCCTATACCGGTGACAGTCAGGTGCTGGACTTCCAGGGGGAGAGCCTGCTCAGTGCAGGGGAAGCCGATGGGGTGTTCACGGCCGTATTGAGTGCGGCTGACCTGGCGGCGTACCGCACGCGCTTCCCGGCCAACCTGGATGCCGATACCTTCGATCTGCATTGA
- a CDS encoding sulfite reductase flavoprotein subunit alpha, with protein MVKKSLFQLHWFFGITAGLVLALMGITGAIWSFQDELLGLFNPDVLKVEVRQEGVLPPAELVRRIETEQGDKVAMLWVDVRNDNAARVFFTPPPGERRGLMRYADPYTGKLQGDVAGQGFFDLMLRLHRFLAMGDTGRQITGACTLMLIFFCLSGLYLRWPRKALNWRTWLTLDWAKKGRAFNWDLHAVAGTWCLLFYLLFALTGLFWSYEWYREGLNKLLADQPAAGQQHKRGEGRGRPGGAPAKDAKPLVVDYDAIWTSLQAAAGPGLVTYNLRLPPAGGQPATLFYLLDSAEHERAFNTLTLDPASGQVSKHDRYTDKSFKAQLLASVYALHVGSYFGLTGRIIVTIASLTMPLFFITGWLLYLDRRRKKRQVRAARSGLVASSDSDKGWLVGFASQSGFAEQLAWQSAGQLQAAGLSVQVRPLAELTESDLNRAERALFVVSTFGDGEAPDSARGFERKVLGQPWALNNLNYALLALGDRQYPHFCGFAHRLQAWLAERGATSAFASVEVDSADPAALQQWQQQLAQLTGSKPPAAWKAPEFANWTLVNRELMNPGSQGSAVYLLGLKPEQPERWDAGDLVEVLPRNSPHSLDLFLGGLGLDGNASVQVEGLQETLVQALGSRQLPKSRGHLVGLHAQALVDALIPLTAREYSIASIASDGVLELIVRQERLADGSLGLGSGWLTEHLALGNSVSLRLRRNSSFHLPAPTTPMILIGNGTGIAGLRSLLKGRISASEQRNWLLFGERNQAHDYLCGDELEHWLRSGDLVHLDLAFSRDQAHKVYVQDRLREQAAELRRWLDEGASIYICGSLQGMASGVDEVLSEVLGAGEVERLIELGRYRRDVY; from the coding sequence GTGGTGAAGAAATCCCTGTTCCAACTGCACTGGTTCTTCGGGATCACGGCAGGCCTGGTACTGGCCCTGATGGGCATTACCGGGGCGATCTGGTCGTTCCAGGATGAGCTGCTGGGCCTGTTCAATCCGGATGTACTCAAGGTCGAGGTGCGCCAGGAAGGCGTGCTGCCGCCGGCTGAACTGGTGCGCCGGATCGAGACCGAGCAAGGGGACAAGGTCGCCATGCTCTGGGTCGATGTGCGCAACGACAACGCTGCGCGGGTGTTCTTTACCCCACCACCGGGCGAACGCCGTGGCCTGATGCGCTACGCCGACCCGTACACCGGCAAGTTGCAGGGCGATGTCGCAGGCCAGGGCTTCTTCGACCTGATGCTGCGACTGCACCGTTTCCTGGCCATGGGCGATACCGGCCGGCAGATCACCGGCGCCTGTACGCTGATGCTGATTTTCTTCTGCCTCTCGGGCCTGTACCTGCGCTGGCCGCGCAAGGCGCTGAACTGGCGTACCTGGCTGACCCTGGACTGGGCCAAGAAAGGTCGCGCGTTCAACTGGGACCTGCATGCGGTGGCCGGTACCTGGTGTCTGCTGTTCTATCTGTTGTTCGCCCTCACCGGCCTGTTCTGGTCGTACGAGTGGTACCGCGAGGGCCTGAACAAGCTGCTGGCCGACCAGCCCGCGGCTGGCCAGCAGCACAAGCGTGGCGAAGGCCGCGGCCGCCCAGGCGGCGCACCGGCCAAGGATGCCAAGCCGCTGGTGGTCGACTACGACGCCATCTGGACCAGCTTGCAGGCCGCCGCAGGCCCGGGCCTTGTGACCTACAACCTGCGCCTGCCACCGGCGGGCGGTCAGCCGGCGACGCTGTTCTACCTGCTCGACAGTGCCGAGCATGAGCGTGCCTTCAACACCCTGACCCTTGATCCTGCCAGCGGCCAGGTGAGCAAGCATGATCGCTACACCGACAAGTCGTTCAAGGCGCAACTGCTGGCCAGTGTCTATGCCTTGCACGTCGGCAGTTACTTCGGCCTGACCGGCCGCATCATTGTGACCATTGCCAGCCTGACCATGCCGCTGTTCTTCATCACCGGCTGGCTGCTGTATCTGGACCGCCGTCGCAAGAAGCGCCAGGTGCGCGCGGCCCGCAGCGGCCTGGTCGCATCAAGTGACTCGGACAAGGGATGGCTGGTGGGCTTCGCCAGCCAGAGCGGCTTCGCTGAACAACTGGCCTGGCAAAGCGCCGGCCAATTGCAGGCGGCCGGCTTGTCCGTGCAAGTGCGGCCGTTGGCCGAGCTGACTGAAAGCGACCTCAACCGGGCTGAACGCGCGTTGTTCGTGGTCAGCACCTTCGGTGACGGTGAAGCGCCAGACAGCGCCCGCGGTTTCGAGCGCAAGGTACTCGGCCAGCCCTGGGCCCTGAACAACCTGAACTACGCCCTGCTCGCCCTGGGCGATCGCCAGTACCCGCACTTCTGCGGCTTTGCCCACCGCTTGCAGGCCTGGCTTGCCGAACGTGGCGCCACCAGCGCCTTCGCCTCGGTGGAAGTCGACAGCGCCGACCCGGCCGCCCTGCAGCAATGGCAACAGCAACTGGCGCAACTGACGGGCAGCAAGCCACCGGCCGCGTGGAAGGCCCCGGAGTTTGCCAACTGGACACTGGTGAACCGTGAACTGATGAACCCGGGCAGCCAAGGCTCGGCGGTGTACCTGCTGGGGCTCAAGCCCGAGCAGCCAGAGCGCTGGGACGCGGGTGACCTGGTAGAAGTCCTGCCGCGCAACAGCCCTCACAGCCTGGACCTGTTCCTGGGTGGGCTGGGCCTGGACGGTAATGCGTCGGTCCAGGTCGAAGGCCTGCAGGAAACCCTGGTTCAGGCGCTGGGCAGCCGACAGTTACCCAAAAGCCGTGGCCACCTGGTCGGTCTGCACGCCCAGGCACTGGTCGATGCGCTGATTCCACTGACGGCGCGGGAGTACTCGATTGCTTCCATCGCCAGCGATGGCGTGCTGGAGCTGATCGTGCGCCAGGAGCGCCTCGCCGATGGCAGCCTGGGGCTTGGCTCCGGCTGGCTGACCGAGCACCTGGCGCTGGGCAACAGCGTCAGCCTGCGCCTGCGTCGCAACAGTAGTTTCCATCTGCCGGCACCGACAACGCCGATGATCCTGATCGGCAACGGCACCGGCATTGCCGGCTTGCGCAGCCTGCTCAAGGGGCGGATTTCGGCGAGCGAGCAACGCAACTGGCTGCTGTTCGGCGAGCGCAACCAGGCCCACGACTACTTGTGTGGCGACGAGCTTGAGCATTGGTTGCGCAGTGGTGATCTGGTCCACCTGGACCTGGCGTTCTCGCGGGACCAGGCTCACAAGGTCTATGTCCAGGACCGCTTGCGTGAACAGGCTGCTGAACTGCGCCGCTGGCTCGATGAGGGTGCCTCGATCTATATCTGCGGCAGCCTGCAAGGCATGGCCAGTGGCGTGGATGAGGTGCTGAGCGAAGTGCTCGGTGCCGGTGAGGTGGAACGTTTGATCGAGCTTGGGCGCTATCGGCGGGACGTGTATTGA
- a CDS encoding TonB-dependent receptor encodes MPRHYVPTAVSSPRLLASAIGVAITATSAGHLAYAAEEAPAKNGAIALDATSVTGEAQESTDYKVERASSQKYTAPLVDTPRSITVIPQQVLKDTGAVSLQDALRTVPGVTFGAGEGGNPQGDRPFIRGFDAQGDTYLDGVRDTGAQTREIFAVESIEVSKGPNSAMGGRGSAGGSLNLVSKAPKQGDFLNGGFTYGSDQTRRYTLDVNRQFLDSAAFRLNLMSHEQNVAGRDSINYDRWGVAPSLTFGLGTPTRVNLNYYHMESNDLPDSGIPYGYKLPGANAAHDHDKPVDGGDSSNFYGLKDRDFRKTRADISTFAIEHDLNDAMTVKNTLRHGSTSQDYVLTQPDDSAHNVSQFGTVWRRANSRISNTSTTTNQTDLFGEFQALGFKHNYSTGVEFTREDTMVSGYTVTPNSKLTCNPGTAPTCTSLSNPNPNDPWDGSVTRNYASVTDTESTTRAAYVFDTIELDPQWLLNLGTRYDSFKTEADSTTTGEASNNSHFWSWQAGLVWKPADNGSIYASFATSATPPGGVTDGVDPNPNTPGNSTLVSDLEPETTKNYELGTKWDLFHERLSLTAAIFRTEKENTRVLVANNTYENSGTTRVDGIELGASGKLTDKWQVFAGYSYLKSEAVDPGEAGNRNGQLTGGVNPAKGNELPNTPKNSFSLWSTYNVTDKLTLGGGAFYVDDVWGDLNNTVYVPSYVRYDAMASYKLTKNVDLQLNVQNLTDETYYDKAYSAHFANQAAGRTALLTTSVHF; translated from the coding sequence ATGCCGCGTCACTATGTGCCAACTGCTGTCAGTTCACCACGCTTGCTCGCCTCCGCCATTGGCGTGGCCATTACCGCCACCTCTGCCGGCCACCTGGCCTACGCCGCAGAAGAAGCGCCGGCCAAGAACGGCGCCATTGCCCTGGACGCAACCAGCGTCACCGGTGAAGCGCAAGAGAGCACCGACTACAAGGTTGAACGTGCGTCGTCACAGAAGTACACCGCGCCATTGGTAGACACCCCTCGCTCGATTACCGTCATCCCGCAGCAAGTGCTCAAGGACACCGGTGCCGTTTCGTTGCAGGACGCACTGCGCACTGTGCCTGGCGTCACCTTTGGTGCCGGCGAAGGCGGCAACCCTCAAGGTGACCGCCCCTTCATCCGTGGCTTCGACGCCCAGGGCGACACGTACCTGGACGGCGTGCGTGACACCGGTGCCCAGACCCGCGAAATCTTCGCCGTCGAATCCATCGAAGTCAGCAAAGGGCCCAACTCGGCAATGGGCGGCCGCGGATCGGCAGGTGGTAGCCTCAACCTGGTGAGCAAAGCGCCGAAACAGGGCGACTTCCTCAACGGCGGCTTCACCTATGGCTCGGACCAGACCCGTCGTTACACCCTGGACGTGAACCGCCAGTTCCTCGACAGCGCCGCGTTCCGCCTGAACCTGATGAGCCATGAGCAGAATGTGGCAGGCCGCGACTCGATCAACTACGACCGCTGGGGTGTGGCGCCATCGCTGACGTTCGGCCTGGGCACGCCGACCCGGGTCAACCTCAACTACTACCATATGGAAAGCAACGACCTCCCGGATTCGGGCATTCCCTATGGCTACAAACTGCCTGGCGCGAACGCCGCGCACGATCACGACAAACCCGTCGACGGCGGTGACAGCAGCAACTTCTACGGGCTCAAGGATCGCGACTTCCGCAAGACCCGTGCGGATATCAGCACCTTTGCCATCGAGCATGACCTCAATGACGCGATGACCGTCAAGAACACCCTGCGCCACGGCAGCACCAGCCAGGATTACGTCCTGACCCAACCGGATGACAGCGCTCACAACGTCAGCCAGTTCGGTACCGTATGGCGCCGTGCCAACTCGCGCATCAGCAACACTTCCACCACCACCAACCAGACTGACCTGTTTGGCGAATTCCAGGCCCTGGGCTTCAAGCACAACTACTCCACCGGCGTCGAATTCACCCGCGAAGACACCATGGTCAGTGGTTACACCGTCACGCCGAACAGCAAGCTGACCTGCAACCCAGGCACGGCACCGACCTGCACATCGCTGTCCAACCCCAACCCGAACGATCCATGGGACGGCTCGGTGACGCGCAACTACGCCAGCGTGACCGACACCGAGTCCACCACGCGCGCAGCCTATGTGTTTGACACCATCGAGCTCGATCCGCAGTGGCTGTTGAACCTGGGCACCCGCTATGACTCGTTCAAGACCGAAGCCGACAGCACCACCACCGGCGAAGCGAGCAACAATTCGCACTTCTGGAGCTGGCAGGCAGGCCTGGTCTGGAAGCCAGCCGATAACGGCAGCATCTACGCGTCCTTCGCCACATCGGCGACGCCGCCAGGTGGCGTGACCGACGGTGTCGACCCCAACCCCAACACCCCGGGCAACAGTACGCTGGTGAGCGACCTGGAACCGGAAACCACCAAGAACTATGAACTGGGCACCAAGTGGGACTTGTTCCATGAGCGCCTGTCGCTGACTGCCGCGATTTTCCGCACCGAGAAAGAAAACACCCGCGTGCTGGTCGCCAACAACACCTACGAAAACTCCGGCACCACCCGTGTCGACGGTATCGAGCTGGGTGCCAGCGGCAAGCTGACGGACAAGTGGCAAGTATTCGCCGGCTACAGCTACCTCAAGAGCGAAGCCGTTGATCCGGGCGAAGCGGGTAACCGCAACGGCCAGCTGACCGGCGGCGTGAATCCGGCCAAAGGCAACGAACTGCCGAACACGCCGAAAAACAGCTTCAGCCTCTGGTCGACCTACAACGTCACCGACAAGCTCACCCTGGGTGGTGGCGCGTTCTATGTCGACGATGTCTGGGGTGACCTGAACAACACGGTCTATGTGCCTTCTTATGTGCGCTACGACGCCATGGCCAGCTACAAGCTGACCAAGAACGTCGACCTGCAACTGAACGTGCAGAACCTGACCGACGAGACTTACTACGACAAAGCCTACAGCGCACACTTCGCCAACCAGGCTGCCGGGCGCACTGCCCTGCTGACCACCAGCGTCCACTTCTAA
- a CDS encoding Fe2+-dependent dioxygenase, translating into MLLHISGLFSTEEVTRIRQALEQTEWTDGKITAGYQSAKAKHNLQLPEGHPLAKEIGTALIERLWQHPQFMSAALPHKVFPPLINCYREGGNFGFHIDNALRQPRGSHERVRTDLSSTLFLSNPQDYDGGELVIQDTYGLQQVKLAAGDLVLYPGTSLHKVNPVTRGARYAAFFWTQSLVREDSQRALLFEMDNAIQQLTADMPDHPALIQLTGTYHNLLRRWVEV; encoded by the coding sequence ATGCTGCTACATATTTCCGGGCTGTTCTCTACCGAGGAAGTCACGCGTATTCGCCAGGCCCTGGAGCAGACTGAGTGGACAGACGGCAAAATCACCGCCGGCTACCAGTCGGCCAAGGCCAAGCACAACCTGCAATTGCCCGAAGGGCATCCGCTGGCCAAGGAAATCGGCACGGCCCTGATCGAGCGCCTGTGGCAGCACCCGCAGTTCATGTCGGCGGCGTTGCCGCACAAGGTCTTCCCGCCGTTGATCAACTGCTACCGCGAAGGCGGCAACTTCGGCTTTCACATCGACAATGCCCTGCGCCAGCCGCGTGGCAGCCACGAACGCGTCCGCACTGATCTTTCGTCCACGTTGTTCCTGAGCAACCCGCAAGACTATGACGGCGGCGAACTGGTCATCCAGGACACCTATGGCCTGCAGCAGGTCAAGCTGGCTGCAGGCGACCTGGTGCTGTACCCCGGCACCAGCCTGCACAAGGTCAACCCGGTCACCCGCGGTGCGCGTTATGCCGCCTTCTTCTGGACCCAGAGCCTGGTGCGCGAGGACAGCCAGCGCGCCTTGCTGTTCGAGATGGACAACGCCATTCAGCAGCTCACCGCCGACATGCCAGACCATCCGGCGCTGATCCAGCTCACCGGCACCTACCACAATCTGTTGCGTCGCTGGGTCGAGGTCTGA
- a CDS encoding tetratricopeptide repeat protein, whose amino-acid sequence MPFELRNRQELDSEQFAQMLEHSPAKAAQALLAAAGQGIVEAQLLLGQILLDGRGIEKDPALARRWFAIAANGGSAMATNMLGRCLEHGWGGDVDPAQAARHYRQAAQAGLDWGLYNYANLLATGRGVARDNLAALACYRQAAEQGHAKSMNLLGRYLEEGQHCPPDVAGAQRWYQRSAEAGDFRGQFSHAGVLAAQGRTQDALAWLQRALAAGNVNFLRVAGPALEQAGQPEIRALAVDYRARLAQLEALA is encoded by the coding sequence ATGCCGTTCGAGTTGCGCAACCGCCAGGAACTGGACAGCGAACAGTTTGCCCAGATGCTTGAGCACAGCCCCGCCAAGGCGGCCCAGGCCTTGCTGGCAGCGGCCGGGCAGGGGATCGTCGAGGCCCAGCTATTGCTGGGGCAGATCCTGCTGGACGGTCGCGGTATCGAAAAAGACCCGGCCCTGGCGCGGCGCTGGTTCGCCATCGCGGCCAATGGCGGCAGCGCCATGGCCACCAACATGCTCGGTCGCTGCCTGGAGCATGGCTGGGGCGGTGACGTCGACCCGGCCCAGGCCGCTCGGCATTATCGTCAGGCGGCCCAGGCCGGCCTGGATTGGGGCTTGTACAACTACGCCAACCTGCTGGCGACCGGGCGCGGTGTGGCCAGGGACAACCTGGCCGCGCTGGCCTGTTATCGCCAGGCGGCCGAGCAGGGGCATGCCAAGTCAATGAACCTGCTGGGGCGTTACCTGGAAGAAGGCCAGCATTGCCCGCCGGATGTGGCGGGGGCGCAGCGCTGGTACCAGCGCTCGGCTGAAGCCGGGGATTTTCGCGGGCAATTCAGTCACGCCGGTGTGCTGGCAGCGCAAGGACGAACGCAAGACGCACTGGCATGGCTGCAGCGGGCGCTGGCGGCGGGCAATGTGAATTTCCTCAGGGTCGCCGGCCCTGCGCTGGAGCAGGCCGGGCAGCCCGAGATCCGCGCCCTGGCAGTGGACTACCGGGCGCGGCTGGCGCAGCTCGAAGCGCTCGCCTGA